The sequence GCTGAAAAATTGGGCCATTCGGGGGAAAATCTCACGGTGGCTGTTGTCGAAGGCGGGTTCACAATCCAGGGAATGGAATTGAAGGCAGGTGATTTTGCCGTGATTCCGGCTGCCCTGAAGAACGACGAGCGGCAGCTTTCAAGGGTTGCGCACGGCAGCCAATGGCTTGAAATCCGCATTCCACCTCCCATTATCATTTCCGAATAAAGCGCAAAACGCGTTCTTCGGTCTGCTTGACGTGTCCTTTACACTCCCTTAGTATCCCGCTCCGATGAGAGACCCTGCCATTTCCAGACTCAGCCTGTCCGCCTGTGCCCTTGCGGCAGTTTCGTTGTGCGTTCTGCCCAGCAATGCCCATGCTTTTTTGGGGTTGTTTGAAAAGAAACAGAAGGAAGCACCAGGTACTGATGAACGTCAGGCTCAGGAGGCCCAGGCGACTGCCCTGCTAATGGCTGCACGCCAGGATCAGAATGACGGCAAGAGCGGACGCGCACAGAGCCAATACCTGGCCATCGTGAAGCAGTTCCCTTTCACCACCGCTGCTTCCGAAGCTGCTTATGCCAGTGCTCTCATCACCCGGGCTAACAGTGATGTGACAACGGCATTCGATGCCTTCCAGAAATTCATCAACGACTATCGCTCCAGTCCACGTTTCAATGATGCCCTCCAGCAGCAGTATGAGCTGGCGGAAGAAGCCCGAGGTGGACGCAGACAGCGCGCCATGCTTATCCTGCCAGTCAAGATGGGTGGTGAGGATGTCATCAAACTTTATCAGCAAATCATCAAGAATGCTCCTTTCGGCAATCTTGCCCCGCTTGCTCAATTCAGCATTGCTGAAATTTATCAGGATCTCGGCGAAAAAGACCGCTCCGTGCTGGCCTACCAGACCGTGGCAGAAAACTACCCGAATACCAAGCAGGCCAGCGAAGCCCAGTTCCGTATCGGCTCCATCAGCAGCGTGGCCGCCAGCCGCAGCGAGGACAAATCCAACCTCGTCGCTACTCGTGATGCCTTGACCACTTATATGACGACGAACCCGAAAGGGGATCGTGCAGGTGAGGCGGAAGTGATCCTCCAGCAAGTGAACGCCGCTGAAGCCACCCAGTCCCTTTCCGTTGGCAAGTTTTATCAGCGCATGGGCAAAACCAAGGCGGCTGCCATTTACTTCAATGAAGCCCTCAAATATGGCTCGCCCGAAGCCTCAAATGAAGCGCGGGAATTGCTGGCACAATTGGCTGCGGCAGATCCTGAAGCCGTGGCAGATGCTAAAAAGGGCCAGCCTGACCAGGACTACACGGTGCCAGGTGCACGCAATCTGAAAACACGCGATGACTACATTGGTCCACTTTCGCCTGAATTGACTCGCCTCGGTCAAAAGCCGAAGATGC is a genomic window of Prosthecobacter fusiformis containing:
- a CDS encoding tetratricopeptide repeat protein, whose protein sequence is MRDPAISRLSLSACALAAVSLCVLPSNAHAFLGLFEKKQKEAPGTDERQAQEAQATALLMAARQDQNDGKSGRAQSQYLAIVKQFPFTTAASEAAYASALITRANSDVTTAFDAFQKFINDYRSSPRFNDALQQQYELAEEARGGRRQRAMLILPVKMGGEDVIKLYQQIIKNAPFGNLAPLAQFSIAEIYQDLGEKDRSVLAYQTVAENYPNTKQASEAQFRIGSISSVAASRSEDKSNLVATRDALTTYMTTNPKGDRAGEAEVILQQVNAAEATQSLSVGKFYQRMGKTKAAAIYFNEALKYGSPEASNEARELLAQLAAADPEAVADAKKGQPDQDYTVPGARNLKTRDDYIGPLSPELTRLGQKPKMRTGDDNFLPIPIQEPTLPLTPGMAPTGGSLLPPVQEEKPALLPVPEAPGIPPQLPVPPKPTPAP